In Corallococcus silvisoli, the DNA window GCGCAGCGGCGGGACCGCGAGGCCGCCAGGATGATGTAGCGGCGTCAGGGACCGGTCCACCCGGCCCGCCGCGCGGCGCATGCGGCGAACCGGGTGGGCGCGGAGGCGCTGCTACGGGACGATGTAGAGGTCGCCGTTCGTCTGCGTGATGGCGCCGCCCAGGACGTCGTAGACGTCGAAGAGGTCCGCGCTCTTGAAGCTCGCCCCCGCCGGTACCGCGGCCAGGGCCGGGGACGTGGTGAGCTGGCTCAGCGAGGCGCTGACGAAGGTGTTGCCGGAGACCATGACCAGGTTGTCCGCGGGCAGGTTGCCGCTGTTCACGCTGGTGTCAGGCCGCAGCCACATGCCGGAGAGCAGCTGGTTGAACGCCGCCGAGTTGTGGAGCGGCGTGCTGGTGATGGACACGCCAAGGGTGGTGTCCCCAGCGGCGACCGCGCTGCTGACCGTCCCCGCGATGGAGATGAACGGGGTGTAACCGCCCGCGGCGTAGTGCGTCTGGTTGTTGTTGTGGATGAGCAGCTGGCCGTAGCGGACCCCGCCGTGCTTGAGGAACACCGTGCCCGCGCCACCGTCGGTGTACGTGGCGCTGACGCCGGTGCCGCCGCGCGCCTGGACCTGCGCGGTGCCCGTCGGCAGGGGATAGGTCAGGGCCCCGACGAAGCTGGAGGCCCCGCCCGTGCTGACCAGCGCGACCCGTCCCCCTCCGCCCGCGCGCGTGGAGCCAAGGGTCGCCTGCGTATAGGCGGGCGCCCCGTTGGCGGTGATGGAGCCGTTCCAGCCCGTGGTGTCGAAGCCACCGCAGCGCAAGGAGACGGAGCCTCCCGCGGCGCCGTACTGACCGCCGGTGGTCACCGCGCTGGCCTTGACGAGCGAGCTTCCGCCCAGCGTGCAGGTCCCCGCGGCGGTGACTCGGAAGACACCGCCTCCAGGGCTCCGGTACCCGAGGTACGACGGCGAGCCACCGACGGTCGTGCCGCCACCACCAGGGTAGCGAGGGTCGCGATAGTCGTCGTAGACCATGCCGCGAACCGCCCCGGCCGTGTACCCCCCGCCGACGCCGCCATGGCCCGCGCCATAGCCACCCGCCACGCCGGTCGTGGCCGAGGGCCCCGTCACGCCAAAGCCATAGACAGTCAACGGCGCACCCTGCGGATCACAGGACGTCGGATAGCCCAGCCCCGCGACGTCGACGGAGCCCCCTGTCAGGGTGAAGGCATCCGCGAGCGTGAGGTCCAGCCCGTACACCACCGCGGCGGCCGGAGAGGTCTTGTACAGCGGCAGGTAGTGCTTGAGGACGCCCCCGGACTGCGAATAGCGGGCCGCGGTGATGGAGTTGGTGGTGAGCGTGCCGCCCGCCACGACCACGTCCCGGGACGCGACGATGGCGGGCACGGTGAGCGCGCCTCCCGTGGAGACGGTCACGTTGTCCGCGACGAGCGTGGCGCCCGCCACCGGGGGCATCACCTGACTGCCCTGCACGACGTTCACCGCGCCGCTGGCGTACTCGATGCGGCCGGTCCTCCCGGCCGTCGTGTCGAAGAGCACCAGCCCGTTCACGGTCATCGTGCTGGCCCCGGAGCTCGTCGTGTTGCCCGACAGGACGTAGATGTCGCCGTTGGTCTCGAGCAGCGCGTTGCCCAGCACGTCCAGGTGGTCCAGCACGTCCACGGTCCGGAAGTACGCGCCCGCCGGGACGCTGGAGGGCACGGCGGTCGTCGTCAGGGCTCCCACCGCGTTGGTGGTGACGCCCACCAGGTTCGACGGGTCGAACAGCGCACCGCCCGCCGCGGTGATGTCGGGCCGCAGCCAGCCGCCCGCGAACACGCCGTTGTAGGCCACCGTGGACGACGGGGACGTGTTCTGGGTGAGCGCGGGGTTCGTGTTCAGCGGCGCGCCAGCGTTCTCATAGTAGGTCGCGTTGAGGCCCGTGCTGGACACCGTGACGGGGAGCGACGTGGCGCCCGGGCTGACATTCGCGGTGATGGTGCCGGCGATGGCGGGCAGCCGGGTGGTGCCCTCGTTCTGGTAATGCGGGGGCGCGTTGTTCGCGATGATGAGGTCGCCGTACGTCAGGCCGCTGTGCTTGAGGTAGAGGGTGCCCGCGCCTCCAGCGCCCACCACGTAGCTGGAGTTGGCCGGCGTGCCACCGAAGGCATGGACCCGGGCGGTGAGGTTCACCGGCGGGTAGCTCACCGCGCCGGTCAGGGTCGCGGCATCGCCGGTGCTGACCAGCGCGATGCGGCCACCACCGCCCGCGCCCAGCGGAATGGAGGAGTTCCCCGCGCCGGGCCCTCCGTCCGCGTTGATGCTCCCCGTCCAACCCGTGGAGGTGATGCCCCGGCACCGGAGGTTGATGGAGCCGCCCGCGCCATTGGCTGGAGACGTCGCCACGAGGGTGGAGGCGCCGGCGAGCACGCAGGTCCCCGAGGAGGTGATGCGCACGACGCCTCCCCCGTGGAAGCCGGAGTAGGTGCTGTTGGTGGCGCCCGGGAACTTGGGGTCTCGGTAGTCGCCGTACGTGGTGCCCGCGTTGCCCGAGTGGGCGTTGCTGGCCCCGGTCATGTTGATGCGGTAGTTGCCGGACCCCATGCCACCGTGGCTGGCGCCGTAGAGCTGGCTGGGCCCCGCGAGCAGGGACGACGGCACGCCATTGGCGCTGAAGCTGACCAGCCCATTGCCGCTGCAGGAGCCATTGGGATTGCAGGTCATCCCATAGCCCTTGCTGGTGACGTTGACCGAGCCGCCCAGCAGGTTCCAGGAGCCCGTGAGGATGTCGAGCTTGAACATGGCGGCGTTGGTGGCCTGGAGGTGCGTCACCGTGCCGCCGGTGATGAAGACGTCACCGAAGGTCTGTCCCACGGTGCTGGCATCGAACGTCACCGTGCCGCCCGTGATGTAGAGGTTGCGGCCCCCGGCGTTGGCGCTGGTGAGGGTCACGGTGCCCGTGGTGACGGTGGTGCCGCACGCGCCGGCGCAGCTGGCGCCGCCCAGGAACA includes these proteins:
- a CDS encoding beta strand repeat-containing protein, encoding MRLPFAGPRAGWLVLAALISCSPPPQEDGDSVARRVPVHADSRLTSPEPQLLASAVNAPSDGLAFVTLTITPRDASGAPLGTGLHVEVLSSDASVTLGGTGTSACTVNAPSATCLTAVDSGAGSYVVTARSSTALAVPTTFSATVTDASGTTTLPDTADVTFDSALFLGGASCAGACGTTVTTGTVTLTSANAGGRNLYITGGTVTFDASTVGQTFGDVFITGGTVTHLQATNAAMFKLDILTGSWNLLGGSVNVTSKGYGMTCNPNGSCSGNGLVSFSANGVPSSLLAGPSQLYGASHGGMGSGNYRINMTGASNAHSGNAGTTYGDYRDPKFPGATNSTYSGFHGGGVVRITSSGTCVLAGASTLVATSPANGAGGSINLRCRGITSTGWTGSINADGGPGAGNSSIPLGAGGGGRIALVSTGDAATLTGAVSYPPVNLTARVHAFGGTPANSSYVVGAGGAGTLYLKHSGLTYGDLIIANNAPPHYQNEGTTRLPAIAGTITANVSPGATSLPVTVSSTGLNATYYENAGAPLNTNPALTQNTSPSSTVAYNGVFAGGWLRPDITAAGGALFDPSNLVGVTTNAVGALTTTAVPSSVPAGAYFRTVDVLDHLDVLGNALLETNGDIYVLSGNTTSSGASTMTVNGLVLFDTTAGRTGRIEYASGAVNVVQGSQVMPPVAGATLVADNVTVSTGGALTVPAIVASRDVVVAGGTLTTNSITAARYSQSGGVLKHYLPLYKTSPAAAVVYGLDLTLADAFTLTGGSVDVAGLGYPTSCDPQGAPLTVYGFGVTGPSATTGVAGGYGAGHGGVGGGYTAGAVRGMVYDDYRDPRYPGGGGTTVGGSPSYLGYRSPGGGVFRVTAAGTCTLGGSSLVKASAVTTGGQYGAAGGSVSLRCGGFDTTGWNGSITANGAPAYTQATLGSTRAGGGGRVALVSTGGASSFVGALTYPLPTGTAQVQARGGTGVSATYTDGGAGTVFLKHGGVRYGQLLIHNNNQTHYAAGGYTPFISIAGTVSSAVAAGDTTLGVSITSTPLHNSAAFNQLLSGMWLRPDTSVNSGNLPADNLVMVSGNTFVSASLSQLTTSPALAAVPAGASFKSADLFDVYDVLGGAITQTNGDLYIVP